One stretch of Clavibacter michiganensis DNA includes these proteins:
- a CDS encoding DUF3054 domain-containing protein — protein MTPRTARRAARPEIVRAGVLDAALIVVFVLIGRASHGEDLAPSGVLGTAWPFLAGGLVGWIVARAWRSPSRVVPTGLLVWGVTLVVGMVLRALSGEGVVVPFVITTAIILGLLMLGWRAISAVVVRRRARA, from the coding sequence GTGACTCCCCGAACCGCCCGCCGCGCCGCCCGTCCCGAGATCGTCCGCGCCGGAGTGCTCGACGCCGCGCTCATCGTCGTCTTCGTCCTCATCGGCCGCGCGAGCCACGGCGAGGACCTCGCGCCGTCGGGCGTCCTCGGCACCGCCTGGCCGTTCCTCGCGGGAGGGCTCGTCGGCTGGATCGTCGCCCGGGCCTGGCGCAGCCCGTCGCGCGTCGTGCCCACCGGCCTCCTGGTCTGGGGCGTGACGCTCGTGGTGGGCATGGTGCTCCGCGCGCTCAGCGGCGAGGGCGTCGTGGTGCCGTTCGTGATCACGACCGCGATCATCCTGGGGCTGCTGATGCTCGGCTGGCGCGCGATCTCGGCCGTCGTC